A genomic region of Tsukamurella pulmonis contains the following coding sequences:
- a CDS encoding FmdB family zinc ribbon protein, producing MPTYSYQCKECGEAFDAQQSFSDDPLTVCPNCGGPLRKLFNSVGVVFKGSGFYRTDSRSSKADTTAKSETKSSSDTAAKVDKATS from the coding sequence GTGCCTACCTATTCGTATCAGTGCAAGGAGTGCGGCGAGGCCTTCGACGCCCAGCAGTCGTTCTCCGACGATCCGCTCACCGTGTGCCCCAACTGCGGTGGCCCGCTGCGCAAGCTCTTCAACTCCGTCGGCGTCGTCTTCAAGGGCAGCGGCTTCTACCGCACCGATTCCCGCAGCTCGAAGGCCGATACGACCGCCAAGTCGGAGACCAAGAGTTCCTCGGACACCGCCGCGAAGGTGGACAAAGCGACCTCCTAG
- a CDS encoding UTP--glucose-1-phosphate uridylyltransferase codes for MTTAPSLPKTAIVPAAGLGTRFLPATKTVPKELLPVVDTPGIELVAEEAAAAGAERLCIVTSPGKDGVVAHFVEDLVLEGTLEKRGKTAMLDKVRRAPNLIHAEAVIQEKPLGLGHAVACVEPVLDDDEDAVAVLLPDDLVLPNGVLTTMAKVREKRGGSVLCAIEVSPEQISSYGAFDVETVPDATNPDVLKVKGMVEKPKAEDAPSNYAAAGRYLLDRAIFDALRRIDTGAGGEIQLTDAIALLISEGHPVHVVVHRGTRHDLGNPGGYLKAAVDLALDRDDYGPGLRAWLEDRLNR; via the coding sequence ATGACCACTGCGCCGTCCCTCCCGAAGACCGCGATCGTCCCCGCCGCCGGCCTGGGCACTCGCTTCCTCCCCGCGACGAAGACGGTGCCGAAGGAACTGCTCCCGGTGGTCGATACCCCCGGCATCGAGCTGGTGGCGGAGGAGGCCGCGGCGGCCGGCGCCGAGCGGCTGTGCATCGTGACCAGCCCCGGCAAGGACGGCGTCGTCGCGCACTTCGTCGAGGATCTCGTCCTCGAGGGCACGCTGGAGAAGCGCGGCAAGACCGCGATGCTCGACAAGGTGCGCCGCGCCCCCAATCTGATCCACGCCGAGGCCGTCATCCAGGAGAAGCCGCTGGGCCTGGGCCACGCGGTGGCCTGCGTGGAGCCGGTCCTCGACGACGACGAGGACGCCGTCGCGGTCCTGCTGCCCGACGATCTGGTGCTGCCCAACGGCGTCCTGACCACGATGGCGAAGGTCCGCGAGAAGCGCGGCGGCTCCGTGCTGTGCGCGATCGAGGTCAGCCCGGAGCAGATCAGCAGCTACGGCGCCTTCGACGTCGAGACCGTGCCCGACGCCACCAATCCCGACGTGCTCAAGGTCAAGGGCATGGTCGAGAAGCCCAAGGCCGAGGACGCCCCGTCGAACTACGCTGCGGCCGGCCGTTACCTGCTGGACCGGGCGATCTTCGACGCGCTGCGCCGCATCGACACCGGTGCGGGCGGCGAGATCCAGCTGACCGATGCCATCGCCCTGCTCATCAGCGAGGGGCACCCGGTGCACGTCGTGGTGCACCGCGGAACCCGACACGACCTCGGAAATCCCGGTGGCTACCTCAAGGCTGCGGTTGACTTGGCGTTGGACCGCGACGACTACGGTCCCGGTCTGCGGGCGTGGCTCGAGGATCGACTCAACCGATAG
- a CDS encoding 5-formyltetrahydrofolate cyclo-ligase: MLDSGDPPSRAASKQAWRTWLRRRRAALSPAERADAGAALTALAASLDLGEVAAYVPVGSEPALRLHRPVLLPVTPAEPGPLDWAWSGDLAPGPFGLLEPVGPRLGQDALAGVDTVLLPALGVARDGVRMGRGAGYYDRSLRPGPRLIAVVYDHELVDHLPSEPTDVPVHGALTPSGLVEF; this comes from the coding sequence ATGCTCGACTCCGGTGATCCGCCCTCCCGCGCGGCGTCCAAGCAGGCCTGGCGCACCTGGTTGCGCCGCCGTCGCGCGGCATTGAGCCCCGCCGAGCGTGCCGACGCGGGCGCCGCGCTGACCGCACTCGCAGCGAGCCTGGACCTGGGCGAGGTGGCCGCGTACGTGCCGGTCGGGTCGGAACCCGCCCTGCGCCTGCACCGGCCGGTGCTGCTGCCGGTCACCCCCGCGGAGCCGGGCCCGCTGGACTGGGCCTGGTCCGGCGATCTCGCCCCCGGTCCCTTCGGGCTGCTCGAACCGGTGGGGCCGCGACTCGGGCAGGACGCGCTCGCCGGAGTGGACACCGTGCTGCTACCCGCGCTGGGCGTCGCGCGCGACGGGGTGCGGATGGGTCGCGGCGCCGGCTACTACGACCGGTCGCTGCGCCCGGGTCCCCGCTTGATCGCGGTCGTCTACGACCATGAGCTGGTCGATCACCTGCCGTCGGAGCCCACCGATGTGCCGGTGCACGGCGCCCTCACCCCGTCGGGGCTCGTGGAGTTCTGA
- a CDS encoding acyl-CoA thioesterase, translated as MTHVFDEAAALEPIDGGFRAHTHPAYNNMVGPFGGITAATVVAALQAHPEAQGHPLSLTINYAAPIGNGPWDIAITVLRTNRTNQHFTFLIDQGDGAVASGTAVFGTRRDTWGATEIAFPQVGAPEDYPEVPFPEFIEWAKNYETRFIEGSLDIEGEQDSSVSTLWLRDKPARPLDYPALASITDAFFPRVFLRRGTYLPAGTISLTTYFHASPTELAEQGDDYLLGQARGARFGHGHFDQYAQVWGRNGALLATTHQIVYYKDPKA; from the coding sequence ATGACGCACGTTTTCGATGAGGCGGCGGCCCTCGAGCCGATCGACGGTGGTTTCCGCGCCCACACGCACCCGGCCTACAACAACATGGTCGGCCCGTTCGGCGGGATCACCGCCGCGACGGTGGTCGCCGCACTCCAGGCGCATCCGGAGGCGCAGGGCCACCCGCTGAGCCTGACGATCAACTACGCCGCGCCCATCGGCAACGGCCCGTGGGACATCGCGATCACGGTGCTGCGCACCAACCGCACCAATCAGCACTTCACCTTCCTGATCGATCAGGGCGACGGTGCCGTCGCCTCGGGGACCGCGGTGTTCGGCACCCGTCGCGACACCTGGGGCGCGACGGAGATCGCCTTCCCGCAGGTCGGCGCTCCGGAGGATTACCCCGAGGTCCCCTTCCCCGAGTTCATCGAGTGGGCGAAGAACTACGAGACCCGGTTCATCGAGGGCAGCCTGGACATCGAGGGCGAGCAGGACTCGTCGGTGAGCACGCTGTGGCTGCGCGACAAGCCGGCCCGCCCGCTGGACTACCCGGCGCTGGCGTCGATCACCGATGCCTTCTTCCCCCGCGTCTTCCTGCGCCGCGGCACCTACCTGCCCGCCGGGACGATCTCGCTGACCACCTACTTCCACGCGAGCCCCACGGAACTCGCCGAGCAGGGCGACGACTACCTCCTCGGCCAGGCCCGCGGCGCCCGCTTCGGGCACGGGCACTTCGACCAGTACGCGCAGGTCTGGGGCCGGAACGGCGCGCTGTTGGCGACCACGCACCAGATCGTCTACTACAAGGATCCGAAGGCCTGA
- the glpR gene encoding gephyrin-like molybdotransferase receptor GlpR — MIPQTLLWVGLIVAWLVVLVPMLAARHPKVNQVSDATLKTRLLHRGGSATRAVRRRIRPTGLVAAERADEDRDAAPLDRDDDLDEDLDDGRIVFGAAGAPDEELADEEAEAHAYVDSDVDDLHGSSPMDGDTTPIPTVERAAMRAKAKIVDLDDLDDDLPAATPVLKAESDAAAPEAEPIVRRVTEPEEAVEIEEIEAEADTVDEAVEDVVDEVPADDQLTEELAPVARPSRADDDELEDEYDEEYPAAEFEDAEAEPRRRRGGYDPENDARLTEARFRFRQRVTLVLGVLAVIALGAGLMNVPFAWYGLGAVVLALVLYLTYLRRTVRIEAEIRRRRMARLERARRERAREAEVRDGVPAHLRRGGCIVMEIDDEDPAFDHLPRYRAEEFDFLDRPSDLREPLERKVG, encoded by the coding sequence ATGATCCCGCAGACACTGCTCTGGGTGGGGCTGATCGTCGCGTGGCTGGTGGTGCTCGTTCCGATGCTCGCCGCGCGGCACCCCAAGGTGAACCAGGTGTCCGACGCGACCCTGAAGACCCGACTGCTGCATCGCGGTGGCTCGGCCACGCGCGCCGTGCGCCGCCGCATCCGCCCGACGGGGCTCGTTGCCGCCGAGCGCGCCGACGAGGACCGGGACGCCGCACCGCTGGACCGCGACGACGACCTCGACGAGGATCTCGACGACGGCCGCATCGTGTTCGGGGCGGCCGGCGCCCCGGACGAGGAGCTCGCCGACGAGGAGGCCGAGGCGCACGCCTACGTCGACTCCGACGTCGACGACCTGCACGGCTCGAGCCCGATGGACGGCGACACCACGCCGATCCCCACCGTCGAGCGCGCCGCGATGCGCGCCAAGGCGAAGATCGTGGACCTCGACGATCTGGACGACGACCTGCCCGCCGCGACGCCCGTGCTCAAGGCCGAGTCCGACGCCGCCGCCCCCGAGGCGGAGCCGATCGTCCGGCGCGTGACCGAGCCGGAGGAGGCCGTCGAGATCGAGGAGATCGAGGCCGAGGCCGACACCGTCGACGAGGCCGTGGAGGACGTCGTCGACGAGGTGCCCGCGGACGACCAGCTCACCGAGGAGCTCGCCCCGGTGGCGCGCCCGTCGCGCGCGGACGACGACGAGCTCGAGGACGAGTACGACGAGGAGTACCCCGCCGCCGAGTTCGAGGACGCCGAGGCGGAACCGCGTCGGCGCCGCGGCGGCTACGACCCCGAGAACGACGCCCGCCTCACCGAGGCCCGGTTCCGGTTCCGTCAGCGCGTGACGCTCGTGCTCGGCGTGCTGGCCGTGATCGCGCTCGGCGCGGGCCTGATGAACGTGCCGTTCGCCTGGTACGGCCTGGGCGCCGTGGTGCTGGCGCTCGTGCTCTACCTGACCTACCTGCGCCGGACGGTGCGCATCGAGGCGGAGATCCGTCGCCGCCGCATGGCGCGGCTCGAGCGCGCCCGCCGCGAGCGGGCCCGCGAGGCCGAGGTGCGCGACGGCGTGCCGGCGCACCTGCGCCGCGGCGGCTGCATCGTCATGGAGATCGACGACGAGGACCCCGCCTTCGATCACCTGCCGCGCTACCGCGCCGAGGAGTTCGACTTCCTCGATCGCCCGTCTGACCTGCGCGAACCGCTCGAGCGCAAGGTCGGTTAA
- a CDS encoding GNAT family N-acetyltransferase, whose product MFFGTDWQVELGPLTTAAGVVRLRPIRARDGRQWSRLRLLNRAELEPWEPSGEVNWQRRHTASQWTPLCASLRSQARAGTIVPLVIEVDGDYAGQITIGNITRGQLQSAWVGYWVDRRFTGRGVATVAVALAVDHCFGPLGLHRVDATVRPENGGSRAVLRHSGFREEGLLRRYLHVDGTWRDHLLMAITAEEVADSMVARVVRSGRARF is encoded by the coding sequence GTGTTCTTCGGAACGGACTGGCAGGTCGAACTCGGCCCCCTCACCACGGCCGCCGGGGTGGTGCGCCTGCGCCCCATCCGCGCCCGCGACGGTCGGCAGTGGTCGCGCCTGCGCCTGCTCAATCGCGCCGAGCTCGAGCCGTGGGAACCGTCGGGCGAGGTCAACTGGCAGCGCCGGCACACAGCCTCGCAGTGGACGCCGCTGTGCGCGTCGCTCCGGTCGCAGGCCCGGGCGGGCACTATCGTCCCGCTCGTCATCGAGGTCGACGGTGACTACGCCGGCCAGATCACCATCGGGAACATCACGCGCGGGCAGCTGCAGAGTGCCTGGGTGGGGTACTGGGTGGATCGTCGGTTCACGGGCCGCGGGGTGGCGACGGTGGCCGTCGCGCTCGCCGTCGATCACTGCTTCGGGCCGCTGGGCCTGCACCGCGTGGACGCGACGGTGCGCCCGGAGAACGGCGGATCGCGTGCGGTGCTGCGTCATTCGGGCTTCCGCGAGGAGGGGCTGCTGCGCCGGTACCTGCACGTCGACGGAACCTGGCGCGATCACCTGCTGATGGCGATCACGGCCGAGGAGGTCGCGGATTCGATGGTCGCGCGGGTGGTCCGGTCGGGGCGTGCCCGGTTCTGA
- a CDS encoding TetR/AcrR family transcriptional regulator produces the protein MTDLPRTPSPARRIVDAAREVIAANGIPGVSMDQVAKQAHVSRSTLYRIFPNRDQLIARVVAIEIRTLRRKLDKTIVGYTPQQTLVEVFVLSIEQAEANMAVSKVLAAEPEYFLRIPRGVWDLLIQGIVIRLRNSGAEQDYAELCSVTDLMLRITGSLLSNSPTGLDVSDSAALRAYGEKYVARLLV, from the coding sequence ATGACCGATCTACCGCGCACGCCGTCGCCGGCTCGGCGGATCGTGGACGCGGCCCGCGAGGTGATCGCCGCGAACGGCATCCCCGGCGTCAGCATGGACCAGGTCGCCAAGCAGGCGCACGTCTCCCGCAGCACCCTGTACCGGATCTTCCCCAACCGCGATCAGCTGATCGCCCGCGTCGTGGCCATCGAGATCCGCACGCTGCGCCGCAAGCTCGATAAGACGATCGTCGGGTACACGCCGCAGCAGACGCTGGTCGAGGTGTTCGTGTTGAGCATCGAGCAGGCCGAGGCGAACATGGCCGTCTCGAAGGTGCTGGCCGCCGAGCCCGAGTACTTCCTGCGCATCCCGCGCGGCGTGTGGGACCTGCTCATCCAGGGCATCGTGATCCGCCTGCGCAACTCCGGCGCCGAGCAGGACTACGCCGAGCTGTGCTCGGTGACCGACCTCATGCTGCGGATCACCGGCTCGTTGCTGTCGAACTCACCCACCGGCCTGGACGTCAGCGATTCCGCCGCCCTGCGCGCCTACGGCGAGAAGTACGTCGCCCGCCTGCTCGTGTAG
- a CDS encoding SAF domain-containing protein, which translates to MDSLQPTGAERIRAALRPGWARTLTARRAAAAALALLALVVALTSRPSGPQAQVLVAARELGPGGKLTAEDVAVRTVPAELAPQDALDAADDAVGRSVTGPVGAGEILTGRRVLTDRTAGQIRPGARLVPVSLQDSATMDLLRPGDVVDVVAQRKDDAPAVLARSATVAVAPAAQAGRQQARTAMLAMSESEAHAVAAAALSSPLSVVFR; encoded by the coding sequence ATGGACTCCTTGCAACCGACCGGGGCGGAACGGATCCGGGCCGCGCTGCGGCCGGGGTGGGCCCGCACGCTGACGGCGCGCCGGGCCGCCGCCGCGGCGCTGGCCCTCCTCGCGCTCGTCGTGGCTCTCACCAGCCGGCCGAGCGGGCCACAGGCGCAGGTCCTCGTGGCCGCGCGCGAACTGGGGCCGGGCGGCAAGCTCACCGCCGAGGACGTCGCGGTGCGCACCGTCCCGGCGGAGCTGGCGCCGCAGGACGCCCTCGACGCGGCCGACGACGCCGTCGGCAGATCGGTGACGGGCCCCGTCGGCGCCGGCGAGATCCTCACGGGGCGGCGGGTTCTCACCGACCGCACGGCCGGGCAGATCCGGCCGGGCGCGCGCCTGGTCCCCGTCTCACTGCAGGATTCGGCCACGATGGACCTGCTGCGACCGGGCGATGTGGTGGACGTGGTGGCGCAGCGCAAGGACGATGCGCCCGCGGTCCTGGCCCGCTCGGCGACGGTGGCCGTGGCGCCGGCGGCGCAGGCCGGCCGGCAGCAGGCCCGCACCGCGATGCTGGCGATGTCCGAGTCCGAGGCGCACGCGGTGGCGGCCGCGGCGCTCAGTTCCCCTCTCTCGGTGGTGTTCCGGTGA
- the glp gene encoding gephyrin-like molybdotransferase Glp translates to MRSVEDHLARVTAAAVAPRPVRVGISEAQGLMCAEEVVVENALPAFDQAAIDGYAVRSVDVASAGETDEETGEQIVVSLPVVGEVRAGNRQPIRLQPGQAVKVETGAPLPTLADAVLPDKWTDGGLSKVRVGHSVRSGQYVRRTGDDVQPGDVAVRRGTVVGPAQVGLLAAVGRDKVSVHPRPRVAVISVGRELVDIDRDTGAGQVYDVASYALAAAARDCGAEVHRVGIVSTDGVREAVEAQLQRSEVVIVTSALGGSASDDITSALTELGDLAVERIAMHPASVQGFGALGDDQVPTFLLPSNPMSALVAFEVMVRPLIRIALGKRQPMRRLVTAKSAASHQSPAGRREYVRGQLMRDEDSGEFMVAPIPDNGSHLLVSLAEANCLIVVDPEVTEVRAGDDVVVAFLAQRG, encoded by the coding sequence ATGCGCTCCGTGGAGGACCATCTGGCACGGGTCACAGCGGCGGCGGTGGCGCCCCGGCCGGTGCGCGTGGGGATCTCCGAGGCGCAGGGCCTCATGTGTGCGGAGGAAGTGGTCGTCGAGAACGCCCTCCCCGCCTTCGACCAGGCCGCGATCGACGGGTACGCCGTGCGCTCCGTCGACGTGGCGAGCGCCGGCGAGACCGACGAGGAGACCGGCGAGCAGATCGTCGTGAGCCTGCCGGTCGTCGGCGAGGTCCGCGCGGGCAACCGCCAGCCCATCCGGCTGCAGCCCGGGCAGGCCGTCAAGGTCGAGACCGGCGCGCCGCTGCCCACGCTCGCCGACGCCGTCCTCCCCGACAAGTGGACCGACGGTGGCCTGTCGAAGGTCCGCGTCGGCCACTCGGTCCGCTCCGGGCAGTACGTCCGCCGCACCGGCGACGACGTGCAGCCGGGCGACGTGGCGGTGCGCCGCGGCACCGTCGTCGGGCCGGCGCAGGTGGGCCTGCTCGCCGCCGTCGGCCGCGACAAGGTCTCCGTGCACCCGCGTCCGCGCGTCGCGGTGATCTCCGTGGGCCGCGAACTCGTCGACATCGATCGCGACACCGGCGCCGGCCAGGTCTACGACGTGGCCTCCTACGCCCTGGCCGCGGCGGCCCGCGACTGCGGCGCCGAGGTGCACCGGGTCGGCATCGTCAGCACCGACGGGGTGCGCGAGGCGGTCGAGGCGCAGCTGCAGCGCTCCGAGGTGGTCATCGTGACGTCCGCGCTCGGCGGCAGCGCCTCCGACGACATCACCTCCGCGCTGACGGAGCTCGGCGATCTCGCGGTGGAGCGCATCGCGATGCACCCCGCGTCGGTGCAGGGCTTCGGCGCGCTCGGCGACGACCAGGTGCCCACCTTCCTCCTGCCCTCGAACCCGATGAGCGCGCTCGTGGCCTTCGAGGTCATGGTGCGCCCGCTGATCCGCATCGCGCTCGGCAAGCGCCAGCCGATGCGCCGGCTGGTGACGGCCAAGAGCGCCGCGTCGCACCAGTCGCCGGCCGGCCGCCGCGAGTACGTGCGCGGCCAGCTCATGCGCGACGAGGACAGCGGCGAGTTCATGGTCGCGCCGATCCCCGACAACGGATCCCACCTGCTGGTGAGCCTGGCGGAGGCGAACTGCCTCATCGTCGTGGATCCGGAGGTCACCGAGGTGCGCGCGGGCGACGACGTGGTCGTCGCCTTCCTCGCCCAGCGCGGCTGA
- a CDS encoding DUF559 domain-containing protein: protein MNTIEIIERMARADGGVVSRRALLRNGADAAEIEKLRSSGTITGIRPGWYAVSAARPVVVAAVTAGAAVTCVSALSFHSGVWLPPGRAATHLRWPRHLVKQRTHRRCRAFRTLPAPIRAVDPLPLALLCAANCLPDEEMVAVLDSVLRRADPMSVDDLQELFAGAPQRISRLLGLLDPAAESGTESITRYRLHCLGIRVRSQVRLPWGRVDLLVGDKLVIECDSEDFHGGSRRRADLRRDRIAVRGDYRVMRIDYQDVMSDWAAVREDILDIVRTDRHLGRTRRFGTEIASEPESGFGAA from the coding sequence ATGAACACGATCGAGATCATCGAACGGATGGCGCGCGCCGACGGTGGAGTCGTCTCGCGTCGCGCACTGCTCCGCAACGGGGCCGACGCCGCGGAGATCGAGAAGCTGCGCAGCAGCGGGACGATCACCGGGATCAGGCCCGGCTGGTACGCGGTGTCCGCCGCGCGGCCCGTCGTCGTGGCCGCAGTCACGGCGGGTGCCGCGGTCACCTGCGTCTCGGCACTGTCGTTCCACTCGGGCGTGTGGCTCCCACCGGGCCGGGCCGCCACGCACCTGCGCTGGCCCCGGCACCTGGTGAAGCAGCGGACGCACCGGCGGTGCCGTGCCTTCAGAACGCTTCCGGCACCGATCCGCGCGGTCGACCCACTACCGCTCGCGCTGCTGTGCGCGGCGAACTGCCTACCCGACGAGGAGATGGTCGCGGTGCTCGACTCGGTGCTCCGCCGGGCCGATCCGATGTCGGTCGACGATCTGCAGGAGCTCTTCGCGGGTGCGCCGCAGCGGATCAGCCGGCTGCTCGGCCTGCTCGATCCGGCGGCCGAGTCCGGCACCGAGTCGATCACCCGCTACCGCCTGCACTGCCTCGGGATCAGAGTCCGATCACAGGTCCGGCTCCCGTGGGGCCGCGTGGACCTGCTGGTGGGCGACAAGCTGGTCATCGAGTGCGACTCCGAGGACTTCCACGGTGGAAGCAGGCGACGTGCCGATCTACGGCGCGACCGGATCGCGGTCCGTGGGGACTACCGCGTGATGCGCATCGACTACCAGGACGTGATGTCGGACTGGGCGGCCGTGCGCGAGGACATCCTGGACATCGTGCGAACCGACCGGCACCTCGGCCGAACCCGGAGATTCGGCACTGAGATCGCCTCCGAGCCGGAATCCGGCTTCGGTGCCGCGTAG